The following is a genomic window from Nymphaea colorata isolate Beijing-Zhang1983 chromosome 3, ASM883128v2, whole genome shotgun sequence.
ATGGCACCATTGGGCCGCTTAATGGATTGGACTTACCATTCTTAAGCTAAAAAAAAAGTCCAAAGTTGATACCcaagataaattttttttaaaaaagttacttattcaaatcaaattgatCAGTGAGTTGGTGACTTAAATGATTGGATGTACCCAAAGCAAAGCCAATCAATcaactttgttaaaaaaaaaaagaaagagtaacatttaatatttttaatttttaaaaggaaaaggacaAAGAAAGGCAAGGAAAGCTGCAGTGCAGGACGCTGCTTCCCACGCCCCCACAAAAGTCGGACCACTTTCTCTCCGTCGTCCCCTTTTGCCTTTTGCCTCTCCTTCCTTTCTATCGTACTCTACTCCCAACTCCTCACCTATTCTATTCCTCGCGTACCCAAAAGTTTCTTAAATGTATTCTACAAATATTTTTCTGACCAAAAAATATCCCTTTTTGGtacttttttttacaaaagattagtttttataaaacttgatgcaattaattttttttttggctagaTTTCTAGTGTTTAGCTTGTAGATCTtaattacatatacatatatatgaagttGGTTCTTTAGTTTGGGCATCAACATCTTATTGATTATATATACagtaaaatataattataaaaaacGACATAATATGgctcattttttatgttcttcCGTGTTCTCAGGTCGGGCTTCGTGTGTCTCACGTTTGAATGGACGTGCCTTTCGTGGAACAACCAATCAAACGTCCTGCGGCGGAGATCTGCCATCGGTCAATGGTCTTCCCGTTCAAAAAACGACAGCCAACGAAAACTACCCAGTTGACGGCGTCAACTCCGGTCGAACCTCAGCGAGCCATCCGGTCTAAACCCACGGGCCTTTCCGATCAGTTTCCTCCGCAGAAACGGTCAGCGGACGAGCCCACCACCGCCCTCACACACAGGCCAGGGGGTTCGACCCTCCGACCACGAGCCCACGCCGAAACATCACGAAGCAGCTGCTGTACTTCTCGTTATGAGAAAATTACCACATTAGCCTTGCAGTCGAAGCCAGAAGGCCATTCACGCGTGCCAGTCGGATCTGGTCTGCCAGATCTGCTCCGGGTACGACAAAGTTCGCATCTCTAGGCTTATCTTACCTGACTCGGGATCGGGATGGATCCAAAGATTGATAAGCCTAGTCTAATCCGGCTGGCGGTCTCTGGATACGATACGACCAGTTCTAGATCCAGGCTGGAAGGATGCAGCAACGAAGTATTTACGGGTCAAAAACCAGTTTCAGGTATTTGACCCGATCTCACACGGAATTGAAGATAACAATTCATTATAAATAGGCTTGATCTGATCCAATTGAGGATAACCGTCGATCTATATATAGGACACACTTATGGCGGCCCATCTCCATAAGTACCAAGTCGATGCGTGAAGACCCGAGGGAGTCGAGCACTATCCAGAGAGAGGGACGCTCAAGTCATGGCTGACAAAAACTGAGGGCAAATCAGACTTTTGTTAAAAAGCAGTCAAATTGGGCGTGGCCAGTTTTGTCAAGTcaaaagagaggaaagagaaaaaaaaaaaaaaaggaccagaAATTTCCGTAGGGCAGAAGACAAGTGCAGTTTTTAACCACCGAGGGGCAACGAGTCACGAGCAAAGCTTAGGATTCCAATCCCACggaagcgagagagagagaaggtccTGCTCgtcgtcgtcttcttctttgcagcACCCTCTCCGATCCTGAGAGCGACTGAGAGAAGGCCACCATTATTGAAGATGGTCATTTGGGGAAGATGAAGAGGTTCAGAAGAGGCGTCAGGAGGCTCTCGTCCGGGTGCTAGCGGCTCGATTCGGGCTGGATAGAGTCAAGAGGAAGAGGGtcggagaaggagaagaagtgaGAATGGTCCAGAACATGACCACATGCCTCTACCAGACGGAGCTGGGCTGCGTCACCGTCACCTGGTGCCGGACCCTCATGGGCGGCCAATCCCTCAGCTTCACCGTCAACCCAAATCCGAACGGCGCCAGCAACCACGAAGACgacgaagaggaggaggagagggcgTCGGTGTCGCACCGGGTGCAGATGAAGCCGTGGTTCTTCTGGAAGAAGAAAGGATCGAAGAAATTCTACCTTCTGGGAAGGAAGGCTCGGGTGTTCTGGGACCTCTCCAAGGCCAAGTTCTCATCTGGTCCCGAGCCGGACCGGGGGTTCTACCTCTGCCTCGTCTCGGATCGGAAGTCGATGGCCCTACTCGTCGGCGATATGCGCCACGAGGCCTACTCCAGGACCCGCGCGCAGCGGCCGGAGATCGAGGCGGTCCTCCTTTCACGGCGGGAGCACGTCTTCGGGAGGCGGCTCTACTCCGCCAGAGCGAAGTTCGGCGACGGCGAACCCCGCGGCGTCACGATCGAGTGGGAGGCGGACGACCCGGGCCTGTGCTTCCGGATCGATGGGAAACCGGTTCTGAAGGTCAGGCGTCTGTCCTGGAAGTTCAGGGGCAACGACCGGTTCGTGGTGGACGGCGTTCCGGTTCAGGTCTTCTGGGACGTCCACAACTGGCTGTTCGACCCGGGTTATGGCCACGCCGTCTTCATGTTCCAGGAGGAGAGGACCGGCCCGTCGTCCGCATCGGAGTGCGCGTACCCGGTCCCTTGGCCGAGCGGATTCGGCCTCAACGGACCCGAGAAGAGCCTCCTGAAAACCGGTTCGTTCTCCTCCTActcttcgtcttcctcctccgccTGCAGCTCTTCCGTTCTGGAGTGGGCCAATACGGAGTCCGACCCGAACGCGAACGGCTTCTCTTTGGTAGTCTATGCTTGGAGAACTTGATTTTTAGTCGCCGGCAAACCGCTAGCAGTTTGCCGACTTTTGGCTTCCCGAGGTGATATCTTGTATTATTGTggattatgattttttattatagTGACTTAAATAATGAAACCGTCCGAGCGAGTGACAACAGAATTCCTTTTCGGTTTTGGCGCTTTCTGCACAGCTTTGATCCGCCGGAATTCTCGCCGGCGAGAATACGTTCCTGACATTTCCGTCGCCTTTTGGGGGGAGCAATCGTGCCATCAGGGCTTTAACCCCAGTACGAAAAGGACGTTTGACGATTGGGCGATGGGTTCGGTCCCGTTACCATCTGATTTTTTGACTGTGCTCGCTTTGTTATCAAGAGATAATGACGTTTAGTTTCCCCACGCCTAAGACAATCATACGACTTTGtttttacaacttttttttttttctaactttgATATTTAGTTCAAAATAACGTTTCCGAAAAATGTTATCAAAGGGCATGGTTGGTATCCGCTTAAAGACTTGTAAGAATGTCTATATATAAGTCCATGTTAGGTAATTTGTTAGATAAAATGAATGGTAAACTTTGTGACACGACCCATTTGgcttttatattaaaaatggCTCGaaactacttttttttaataatcaaaCTGTGTTTACCGACAAGAACGCACCAGCTGATTGTAACCAACATTCTTCAATTTCCAACATCGTCAATCCAAGCCCTTTGCTACATAGAAAGAGCTCTTTCTCTTGTTGGCAGTCGCGGATAGTCTTTGATCAAACACGAACTTGGATATGGATCAAGCCTACAAGGCAAAGGCGGAGCATCttccttgaaaagaaaaaaaaaatttcagccTAAGACATTTTGAGGAGGAATCTTGTccgaatttaaaatccaatggTCTATAATCCAAGTTAAACAAACACGCCTTGCTTTTGGAATGGGGATGCAAATTCCTACTTTAATGATGCCAAGATTAAAATCTTAGggttttgatataatcttgGTGCTGCCAAACTCTACTTCACAGTTCGACTCTCGCTGCAGACGCGCAGTAGTTGCAGCCCCTGATCTTTACACGTAAACACTTTGGTTGCCCTAGCCAAGTCGAGTACAcctttttttctcatatatCAAAAGGGTTAAAGTTGTTCTTGGGTTAGATTTTTCATCccttccttggtattgaaataCTATAATCAccagcttctttttttttttttttacttttctctttCACTCCCCCAAAAAGTAAAATCTCATAATAGATTTtaaccttttttcttctttcacccTAGAAATAGCTCTCCTCTTGTCCTCATATTTCTGAATCTAGGGCTGCTTCTCTACCTAGGTAGAGAACAACGTATCAAGATAATTAATTTACAATTTAAAGAAGTAGCGCCCATGACAATCAAActaataaacaaattttcatcGACACACCTTatgatgcatttttttctttttctttttttgaaaagcaTATAAAATTGGAACAGCGCCCGTAGATCCAAATGGTGCTGCCCGTCCATTTTGCTCTAAGTCAACGTAGTTAACTTAGATCCAAGTGTAAAGTTTTTGAGTTGATTagttgaaattaaaaaagaaaagaaaagccaaaaagtTTGATTTCCCACAAATTATTCGGTCGATCAAGTTTGGCCCGTCAACTAATCGTTTTGAATTGCATGAACTCTTTTTGTGAGCCGGACTTGACCACCAACAGATTCCCCGACTTGATTTTTTTGACTTAACAAGAGCTCATTTCTTTCTGGATTTTTATGCATCTATCGTTTTCTTCGCGTCTCTTTTCTTTTGGACGCACAACAACACTTTCAGAAGCGCACCACTGGGTGCATTTGAAAAGCAAGCTTCCTCTCCTCTCATTATCGTGCCACTGAGTCAAGTCGTCATGGTAAACTTTATGGGACTATTTTGTCGTCGTGAATACtgtgtgagtgtttcatgaatttacagATTCCCCTTAGACTGGTTCGCAGTTGTTACAACCGCCCGCCCAAATTGACCATCTACCTAACCACTGCGCttgtgttttcattttttttttgtgggcatTCAATAGAAATTTGTGGAATTGTTTGactaaaattttgtaaaatacGATGGATATGTagctttattttgttttcaacgCAACCATGGTTCATGATATGTTTGAATCTAGGCAAACATATTTGATGATTTCAGAAAAAGCATTCTACTAATTAATTTGCCCGAAAAGGCACGTTTTCATGATTTGACTCCACTGCATTCTAAAGATGCCGACGGGAATGTTTCAAGTTGGACAAGAGAGTTCTTACATGCACGGGtaaagttagaaattttttataaggtgagctgaattaaagtttatagATTTTGATTGGGACCGAgataccatttttcaaaatttttatatagaaaaggTGGGACCAAGGCCCATGCGCCCCCTCACCTCTTGGTTTCGCCTCTGCTTACATGTGAGATGTAAGGTCATCTAAATTGAATATGTTAAGAAGACTATCCGGGATATGAATCTGACATCCCATCAGTAAAATAGGAAATCCAACTTCTTCGGGttaatattgattttttctGTTCAAAAGTTCAGCCGATACATGGGACCAGGTCGAGGAGAAGAAAACAACTAGTGCCCTCGCCCGACTTGAAACAGAGAGGTTAACAACTCACTACTGAGAAAAACAAGATTGGATGATCCTCGTTCTTGGTGTTTCTAGGGTCTTAAGCTGCATCGACATAAGTTATGGCCGCTAACTTAGGTGCGGCACGACAACATAGCATCGACGGAAATCAAACTATCCGGACTCGACTCTAGCCTAGCCAACTAGCTAGGTTATTATGAGACAATGCAATGTTTGGTCCATGCCGTGAAACGCGTTCCACGCGCTTTCTCGGTCCAACTGGGGCCACAAGAGCTGTGACCGTGAGTTTCGAATCATTGAAGacaataaatttttgaagtgtACATGTTTTTATTGGAAGTCTTGAGTCGTGGAAAGCCATCATGAAATTGAACTTGATAAATCGAGTCCTGCGCTCCTCGCTTTCTTGGCATTCCATGCCCGCCATCAAGATCCCGAAATTAACCTGGTTTAATCAGTTTGTCGCAGCTAATttcatagaaagaaagaaaaaaagaattgttTTGATGGAAAAACGAAGTTTCTAACATGACTTTGGCGTCAACTGCTCAGTGCCTTTATGTGCAGATGTGAGAGTTTTGAATAAGACAGAAGTGGAGTGATTGGGATTGCTTCTTACAATGAATGAGCTTCCGTTGTAAGAATTCTTTCTTAGGCTCAGATTAGTTTTCATGCATGCAACTCCGCGTCAATGCCGTTTCCTGTCAACTTTTCGGATGTGGCACGATTGTAGGAGGTCAAAGTATGAGCTTTATGATGAGTGATCTTCGGCAAGAGATCATGGGACGGAGCATCTTAGACTTTCTCCTCCACCTTTCAGACACGCCCTTAATGAAATCGGTCACCGAAGCTGCCCTTGATGTATGGTGGCAAAAATGGCTTACCAACTTCTTGAACAAAATAATTACTATCAATTCTCTTGTTTGCCCTTGATGTATGGTGGCAAAAAAATTTCTCACCTGTAAGACAAAATGTCCATTTCAAAtgatgcatctctctctctctctctctctctctctatatatatatatatatatatatatatatatatatcttctttGCAACACAAATTACATGATTATGAGGCCCCACTTGGTTgagaaaaacaacaagaaagtcACATGCTTTGTCCCCATTATCAGaaagcatgtatatatataagagaataTTATGCAAGGGAGATGGTCTGTCACATATCAAATAATTGTATCATATCAAATAATTGTAGGAGCGGTCAAGCTGGTGCGGTGAGGAAGGAAGACGAGTGCAGTTTGAATTGCTGGTGCAGAAAAGCCTTGTCTTTTCACCTTTTTGGTTTTCAACCTGACGCACCTCGGTTTTACTTCACTGGACGGTGGGCTTAGGAGACATGTCTCTCACCTTTTATTGCTGCGGCCAGCTTAAGGTCAACAGGTAATTAGGCTAATTAATTACATTGCCATGACCCGGGACAATCAAATATACGGTAGAGATTTGAGTTGAATATACAATCAAATATACAACAGGTAATTAGGCTAATTAAATAACTAGATGTTGCTTACTCATGAGTTTATATATCGATTCCTAAATTTGTCCACCTTATGGCGCCCGTCTGTTTTTGTAAAAGTTAATCGAGCCAATTGGCAAAGTTGGGAGCACGATTTGCTCCATTTTTGGGTTTCATCGGAATTGGGTTGCTAAAATCATGACTGGTATTTCTTCCGCCGCGTTTGCAatggagaagaagggagaattCCTTGGTAGTATATTAAAAGTGGGTAGCCCCAGGCCGACCCCTTTCGCTATAAGTGGCGGTGGAGAAGACTAATTCCATAGTGAATGGAGAGGAAACACTTTCAAAATCACATGTTATGATTAGGTGAGCAATCGATGACCAATTTATTCTTTATGCTGATGGTCTTAGTCTTTGGGGATCATTATATCCGTTCTTGAAGAACTTGCTCATAATTCAGATGGTTTGGCAATGAATGGTGATAAATCATCTacttctattttcattttgttgatttgatATGCAACATCAAATTCTATAAATTTTTGATTGGCAGAAAGGTCTTCTTCTTTATGTTTGCCGTGATCTTCCACGCTCTCCTAGCGTGGCATCTCCGTTCATGTTCCGATTATGGGCCTCTTTCATGGCGATCACATATTCATCACTGCATTCCTTTCGGACCAAAAAAATTCCTCTGGTCGAAGCGTTTGTAGAGTTGGAAGCGCCTAATGGGGAGAACGAAAGCGGGCCACGAGCTGTTCAATTGGGATTTTGGCAACGCATGCTCCATTATAATTTTGCAGTTCGATGGATAAGGATACCTCTGTCTCCATTTATGAAGCTGTCACAGAATGGAAGGCAGCTTCTTCGCCTTCACTTGGCTGTGGCTATTTACTGCAACTATCCGACGTAAGACATTCTGGGTTGGATTAAAAATGTGGCAGGCATTTTAAATTTCATGAGCAATGTTATTGGGATTGGAGCCCTCGAGATTGGAAGGTTGCTGAATGTGAACTTAGTCTgtaatttcacatttttttaaaaaaaaaattgttctctGTCAGTTATCTGTTCTTATTCTTTGTTACATTTAGTCATGCGATAAAGGTAAGGTTGTCCTCCCTGCAGCTCAGATCGGAAAGAATAAATGTAACCTGATCAGGCCTAGGTCTGATATAAAATTTTACCAAATCTTACCTGGCCCCGTTGATCTTATGCTCTGAAAGAAAATATCAAGCggcttcctttttccctttttgcttgTCACATAATAATACTCATTAAATGCTGACACGTTAAACTTATTAAGGGGGTGTTTGGGTGATACTTCAAAACCACATTTTTGGAGGCAAAGCCTGGTTTTGCCTCAAAACCAGCTTTTTTAAGTGTTTGGTTgccatcaaaactgggtttcttaaaaacctggttttgacaAAACGTGGTTGTGTAAAAGGGAGTGAAAACCTGGTCTCCTTTtagaaaaccaggttttggatatgtgaccctaaaaaaaaaaacaaggctttaaactcattaaaaagcttggttttcataaaacctagcTTTACAAAACTGGGTTAGAGAAGAGTGTCGTTCAAACGCCTCTGGGGAATATGCACCCAGCTGTTGAATTCCTGACCTTCTTTTAAATTCAAAGGTGTGAAGACCTTAaagtagaaaaacaaaagaacttaGTTCGCTTGAGTTGCTGGAGAAAGTCCAGCAGGCATCCAAGATCTTATGGCAAATCAGAAACTGTCGAGCAGGAAAATGCCAAGATTTGGCGATCAAACTCAGTTTGCAGCGAGAAAACACGACTCTAGGATCAATTTTTCTGTCACTATTTTTCTCTTGTAACACAAACATGCAAGTTTTATTGTTTCCTTTCCGAATACTTCCCGCCTTTTTAGTGTACTGTTTTTCTCAGTCCCGAGGCGGACCGTTCGTTTCAGCGGGGATAGCAAAAGCTTAAATCCCGGAAGagttttgaaaaggaatttgTTTCATTATGAACGAACTAGATATGGTGTTCTTGTTCCCAAAACTTGAGCCAGTTGTCACTAGTACGAAGAAgtaatacaaaaagaaatgatatatcTATAATATGATGAGGTCATTTACATCAGTAAGAGCAACCCAAACCCAGCCACCGATGAAATTCATTGGTTATTGCGGTAACTACATCACATCCAGTTTGAAGGCAaaaccaaagagaaaaatgaaacaaaatgatcgTCAATTCCCTCCTCCACCGTCCACTATGCAGCAATTGTATCAACGAGGCCGCTTGTTTGATTAAACGGTGTAGTGCTGCTGGATCGTGTCTATGTCTAAGCCCTTCAACTTCACCACGGACTCTACATGTCCTTTAAGGGTGTGGAGCTCCCGCAACCTGCAATTAAAGGGTATACGATTGAAACGCGTAAGATGAGAGAACTAGGAAAGTAGTTCGAATTTTACAAAGAAAATCGGAAGTGATTTTAACCCTAAGACTGTAACAGTGGGTGGGATCCAGTGTAACCCCCTTATGAAGCAAGGTGTTCCTTCACACACTAGAGGTTTGATGAACATCCATCTTTGTTCTTTCATAGATCGCACTCGCTCACAGAATGATCCAGTTGGCGACTATGTGCAGATGGCattccttctttttgttagtTAGGTCCTTACCTTGCGATTTCAGCGCGCCTCTTTGCCTGCTCTGCGATCTCCGACAACTCCCTGTAGTCGCTTTTATCGTTGAAAAAGGCGTTGGTGGATGTATCTGGTTGATGAAGCCCATGGAGGGTGCGCTGAGCAAGAGCCCACTGGgcctctctttctcctcttccaTAATCCTTTTTGGTTGTGAAGGCAGTCTGCATGCCCAAAAACCAGAATTAATTACACGGTTAACATAGAACCAACTTAACAAAAGAAGACatataaaacaacaaaacaactGTTTGAGTTATTCCATGTTTCTCCTTTGAAAATGTACCTTGTTCTGAAGAAGTGAATCCCAAGCCTTTCCACTCAAACCGTAACGGACGGCAAATTTGAAGATGTCGAGAGGAATGTAGAAGACAACGCTGTAAACCCAGATCACTCCTGCCCATCCCCACCCTATTCCTTGGATCCTTGCAAAGCCCCAGTCGGCATAGACAGCAATAAGCGTCGCAATCTACAAGAAAAGATGCAGCTTAGTATATCACATTGAAAATATGAGATGCCCAGTGACGCACCTTGTTTTAGGCTTACTACAACTACGGAACACTGCACATCGCTACGTGGTGTTCTTGAAGGGTTAACTCTGAGCCCTAGAAGGGAAACCAGAGGAACTTACCAACTGAGCAATGAAGAAGGCTCCCACAAGTAGC
Proteins encoded in this region:
- the LOC116250380 gene encoding uncharacterized protein LOC116250380: MVQNMTTCLYQTELGCVTVTWCRTLMGGQSLSFTVNPNPNGASNHEDDEEEEERASVSHRVQMKPWFFWKKKGSKKFYLLGRKARVFWDLSKAKFSSGPEPDRGFYLCLVSDRKSMALLVGDMRHEAYSRTRAQRPEIEAVLLSRREHVFGRRLYSARAKFGDGEPRGVTIEWEADDPGLCFRIDGKPVLKVRRLSWKFRGNDRFVVDGVPVQVFWDVHNWLFDPGYGHAVFMFQEERTGPSSASECAYPVPWPSGFGLNGPEKSLLKTGSFSSYSSSSSSACSSSVLEWANTESDPNANGFSLVVYAWRT